A part of Amycolatopsis lurida genomic DNA contains:
- a CDS encoding patatin-like phospholipase family protein, with protein sequence MGDVKKPSTARQGVGLALSGGGYRAMLFHTGALWRLNELGWLSKISTFSSVSGGSIAAGVLAYAWSDLKFENGVADNFSDKVVAPVRNLARTRLDIPVTLLAMAIPWRSAGEELARVYAKHLFGDCCLKDIDPAGPQFVFTATNLQDGALWWFFRQNGPHGNIPLATAVAASSAFPPILSPVVIQDPHSDDRKRKIVLSDAGVYDNLGLDPVEGHATVLVSDAGKRMKVRRKVPRDWGRQLLRVLDVIDNQVRELRRGALLKSYVEKDFGGAYWGAYVDLENFELKDSLTAPVDLTHKLAETPTRLTKLPEVLQERLINWGYAACDAGMRKWVDTEAAAPDGFPFPAAGLG encoded by the coding sequence GTGGGGGATGTCAAAAAGCCTTCGACAGCACGCCAAGGTGTCGGTCTCGCCCTGTCCGGCGGCGGTTACCGCGCGATGTTGTTCCACACCGGGGCCCTGTGGCGGCTCAACGAACTCGGCTGGCTGTCGAAGATCTCGACGTTTTCGAGTGTCTCCGGCGGCTCGATCGCCGCAGGCGTGCTCGCGTACGCGTGGTCGGACCTGAAGTTCGAAAACGGTGTCGCGGACAACTTCTCCGACAAGGTCGTCGCGCCGGTCCGGAACCTGGCACGCACCCGGCTCGACATCCCGGTCACCTTGCTGGCCATGGCGATTCCCTGGCGGAGCGCCGGCGAGGAACTGGCGCGGGTGTACGCGAAGCACCTTTTCGGCGACTGTTGCCTCAAGGACATCGACCCCGCCGGCCCGCAGTTCGTCTTCACCGCGACGAACCTCCAGGACGGCGCGCTGTGGTGGTTCTTCCGGCAGAACGGACCGCACGGGAACATCCCGCTCGCGACCGCGGTGGCCGCGTCTTCCGCGTTCCCGCCCATCCTTTCGCCCGTCGTGATCCAGGATCCGCATTCGGACGACCGGAAACGCAAGATCGTGCTCAGCGACGCCGGCGTCTACGACAACCTCGGCCTGGACCCGGTCGAGGGGCACGCGACGGTGCTCGTCAGCGACGCGGGCAAGCGGATGAAGGTCAGGCGGAAGGTCCCCCGCGACTGGGGGCGGCAGCTGCTGCGCGTCCTCGACGTGATCGACAACCAGGTGCGCGAGCTGCGGCGGGGCGCGCTGCTGAAGTCCTATGTGGAGAAGGATTTCGGTGGCGCCTACTGGGGTGCCTACGTCGATCTGGAGAACTTCGAGCTCAAGGATTCGTTGACGGCGCCGGTGGATCTCACGCACAAGCTGGCGGAGACGCCGACGCGCCTCACGAAACTGCCGGAAGTGCTGCAGGAGCGGTTGATCAACTGGGGTTACGCGGCCTGTGACGCGGGGATGCGGAAGTGGGTCGACACCGAGGCGGCCGCTCCCGACGGGTTCCCGTTCCCCGCTGCGGGCCTGGGCTGA
- a CDS encoding class F sortase produces MSMKFLRRGGRAVAATLVLSLALTGCGSDDPAPAAQQAPAESTVPVTKPFSGTRPTNVKIPKIGAESNLIAVAVNKDGKMAVPSAKKPMQAAWYQLSPVPGDVGPAILLGHVDGNKQPGIFYKLKDVNPGDEVLVDRSDGKSLKFVVEKKDQVPKDQFPEEAVYGNTDKPQLRLITCGGVFDQEEHSYKDNIIVYANLVA; encoded by the coding sequence ATGTCGATGAAGTTCCTGAGGAGGGGTGGCCGCGCGGTCGCGGCCACCCTGGTCCTTTCCCTCGCACTGACCGGTTGTGGTTCCGACGACCCGGCGCCCGCGGCACAGCAGGCTCCGGCGGAATCGACCGTCCCGGTCACGAAGCCCTTCAGCGGCACCAGGCCGACGAACGTGAAGATCCCCAAGATCGGCGCGGAGTCGAACCTGATCGCCGTCGCGGTCAACAAGGACGGCAAGATGGCCGTCCCCTCGGCGAAGAAGCCGATGCAGGCAGCCTGGTACCAGCTCTCCCCGGTGCCGGGTGACGTCGGCCCGGCGATCCTGCTCGGCCACGTCGACGGCAACAAGCAGCCGGGCATCTTCTACAAGCTCAAGGACGTCAACCCGGGTGACGAGGTCCTCGTCGACCGCAGCGACGGCAAGAGCCTGAAGTTCGTGGTCGAGAAGAAGGACCAGGTCCCCAAGGACCAGTTCCCCGAGGAAGCGGTCTACGGCAACACGGACAAGCCGCAGCTGCGGCTGATCACCTGTGGCGGTGTCTTCGACCAGGAAGAGCACAGCTACAAGGACAACATCATCGTCTACGCGAACCTCGTCGCCTGA
- a CDS encoding trans-sulfuration enzyme family protein → MDTNDWSPRTLAVAAGRPEGPGEPLNVPIVAASTFDAGADRAYSREDGTPTWEALEAAIGALEGGHATAFASGIATLSAVADTLPVGARVCVPTFSYAGSRGLLAHAQRTGRLVVTEIAPDDTAAWVAAADADLLWLESPTNPTLDVIDIETITAAANGLVAVDNTFATPLGQRPLELGADIVVHSATKLIGGHSDLLLGLTIAADEGVAKDLRDARTRLGATPGALEAWLALRGLRTLPVRLAEQTRTAALLAARLVDHPAVTRVRYPGSGTMIAFELPDAQIADKVIGSLRLIRAATSLGGVESLVERRAWLAGDAHVPAGLVRFSVGLEDPEDLWTDLASALG, encoded by the coding sequence GTGGACACGAACGACTGGTCACCCCGCACCCTCGCCGTCGCCGCCGGACGCCCGGAGGGCCCCGGCGAACCGCTGAACGTGCCGATCGTCGCCGCGAGCACTTTCGACGCCGGCGCCGATCGCGCGTATTCGAGGGAGGACGGCACCCCGACCTGGGAGGCCCTCGAAGCCGCGATCGGCGCGCTCGAAGGTGGGCACGCCACCGCGTTCGCCTCGGGGATCGCGACGCTCAGCGCGGTCGCCGACACCCTGCCGGTCGGCGCGAGGGTCTGTGTCCCGACGTTCTCCTACGCGGGGTCACGCGGCCTGCTCGCGCACGCGCAGCGCACGGGACGCCTGGTGGTGACCGAGATCGCGCCGGACGACACGGCCGCGTGGGTCGCCGCCGCGGACGCCGACCTGCTCTGGCTCGAATCGCCGACCAACCCGACGCTCGACGTCATCGACATCGAGACGATCACCGCCGCCGCGAACGGCCTGGTCGCCGTGGACAACACGTTCGCCACCCCGCTCGGGCAGCGGCCGCTGGAGCTCGGCGCCGACATCGTCGTGCACAGCGCGACGAAACTCATCGGCGGTCACAGCGATCTGCTGCTCGGCCTGACCATCGCGGCCGACGAAGGCGTCGCGAAGGACCTGCGCGACGCGCGCACCAGGTTGGGGGCGACGCCAGGAGCGCTCGAAGCGTGGCTGGCCCTGCGGGGGCTGCGGACGCTCCCGGTCCGGCTCGCCGAGCAGACGCGCACGGCCGCGCTGCTGGCGGCGCGCCTGGTCGACCACCCTGCCGTCACCCGGGTGCGTTATCCCGGCTCCGGCACGATGATCGCGTTCGAACTCCCGGACGCCCAGATCGCGGACAAGGTCATCGGTTCGCTGCGGCTGATCCGTGCCGCCACCAGCCTCGGCGGCGTGGAGAGCCTGGTCGAGCGGCGGGCGTGGCTGGCAGGTGACGCCCACGTGCCCGCCGGGCTCGTCCGGTTCAGCGTCGGGCTCGAAGATCCGGAAGATCTGTGGACGGATCTGGCCTCGGCGCTCGGCTAG
- a CDS encoding penicillin acylase family protein — protein MRRGIRVLTTLAGLTLVAGTVPALQANAAEAPPNSVVAAALDDYCGGQCGDILPPGTKGNATLAEILAHKAFGTRPAHSADQLGKYASLADGYKTLTTDKINQFFNDASFGIPSGQVESTIKPRSDVTITRDKATGVPRIVGTTRPGTMYGAGYAAAQDRLWLMDIMRRVGRGQLTSFAGGAQGNRELEQSFFSSAPYTEQELQKQIDNAAASGPRGAQGKADAEAYVQGVNKYISDAHGGRYFPGEYVLTGHVDAITNAGTIEPFKLTDLVVLAAVVGAQFGAGGGGEVQNAIAKLAMQEKYGLEQGDKVWKSLRSEDDPETVKTLHNGQTFDYGKAPSNPQGAAMPDKGSVTGQQLVFDPTGSAGTATPAKVDVPAPEDQKAVRGIFDDGVLPGNMLSEKHGMSNALVVSGAKTASGHPVAVFGPQAGYFAPQLLMLQEIQGPGISARGASFAGISMYVLLGRGKDYSWSATSASQDIVDTYAVELCEQNGSVPTKNSNFYRFRGQCLPFEIVERKNAWKPTVADGTAAGSYTLRSFRTKYGPVTSRALVGGKPVAYASLRSTFQHEIDTIIGFQKFNDPDAIKSAQDFQAAAADVNQTYNWFYADSRDVAYFNSGSNPVRNPNVDPAMPVRGDAGFDWQGWNPDGNLANYTPSSQHPQSINQDYYISWNNAQANGYAASGADKSSVHRGDLIDARVKKMISSGTKVTRVNLTQAMEEAALADLRAEKVLPELFKVIDKAPVTGPAADAVAKLKTWLAAGGLRSETSPGSKVYANADAIRIMDAWWPLLVNAQFKPGMGDAYGAMVGVLKINESPSGWQNEVPGKHVGQSHAGSSYQAGWWGYVHKDIRSVLGQPVAGPLAVKYCGGGDVTACRQVLLDSLTQAAAQPANTVYPGDGDCAAGDQWCADTIIHRALGGITQDKISTQNRPTFQQVVEFPAKRGDNIANLATGRSVSATSHETGWYNSPPSNAIDVNLSTRWASGWSDDQSITVDLGSVQRVSRVVLRWESAYGKAYKVQVSSDGTNWRDVASIVDGDGGQDNVAFEAVDARHVRMAGVQRGTKYGYSLYEFEVYAH, from the coding sequence ATGCGACGAGGCATACGGGTCTTGACGACGCTGGCGGGGCTGACGCTGGTGGCGGGCACCGTCCCGGCACTTCAGGCGAACGCCGCGGAAGCACCACCGAACTCGGTGGTGGCGGCCGCGCTCGACGACTACTGCGGCGGCCAGTGCGGTGACATCCTCCCGCCCGGCACCAAGGGGAACGCCACCCTCGCGGAGATCCTGGCGCACAAGGCGTTCGGCACCCGGCCCGCGCATTCGGCCGATCAGCTCGGCAAATACGCCTCGCTCGCCGACGGCTACAAGACGCTGACCACGGACAAGATCAACCAGTTCTTCAACGATGCTTCGTTCGGGATTCCGTCCGGGCAGGTCGAGAGCACGATCAAACCGCGGTCGGACGTGACGATCACCCGCGACAAGGCGACCGGCGTGCCCCGGATCGTCGGCACGACGCGGCCGGGCACGATGTACGGCGCCGGGTACGCCGCCGCCCAGGACCGCCTGTGGCTGATGGACATCATGCGCCGCGTCGGCCGAGGTCAGCTGACCTCGTTCGCCGGGGGCGCCCAGGGCAACCGCGAACTCGAGCAGAGTTTCTTCTCCTCGGCGCCGTACACCGAACAGGAACTGCAGAAGCAGATCGACAACGCCGCGGCCAGCGGTCCGCGCGGCGCGCAGGGCAAGGCCGACGCCGAGGCCTACGTCCAAGGCGTCAACAAGTACATCTCCGACGCGCACGGCGGCCGCTACTTCCCCGGCGAGTACGTGCTCACCGGGCACGTCGACGCGATCACGAACGCCGGGACCATCGAGCCGTTCAAGCTCACCGACCTCGTCGTCCTCGCCGCGGTCGTCGGAGCGCAGTTCGGCGCCGGCGGCGGCGGGGAGGTGCAGAACGCCATCGCGAAGCTGGCGATGCAGGAGAAGTACGGTCTCGAACAGGGCGACAAGGTCTGGAAGAGCCTCCGGTCCGAGGACGACCCCGAGACCGTCAAGACGCTCCACAATGGACAGACCTTCGACTATGGCAAGGCGCCGTCGAACCCGCAGGGCGCCGCGATGCCGGACAAGGGTTCGGTCACCGGGCAGCAGCTGGTCTTCGATCCGACCGGTTCCGCCGGGACGGCGACACCCGCCAAGGTGGACGTGCCCGCCCCCGAGGACCAGAAGGCCGTCCGCGGCATCTTCGACGACGGCGTCCTGCCGGGAAACATGCTGTCGGAGAAGCACGGCATGTCCAACGCACTGGTGGTCTCCGGCGCCAAGACCGCGAGTGGTCACCCGGTCGCCGTCTTCGGCCCGCAGGCCGGCTATTTCGCGCCGCAATTGCTGATGCTGCAGGAAATCCAGGGTCCGGGCATCAGTGCCCGCGGTGCCTCGTTCGCGGGGATCAGCATGTACGTGCTGCTCGGCCGCGGCAAGGACTACTCGTGGAGCGCGACCTCGGCGTCGCAGGACATCGTCGACACCTACGCCGTCGAACTGTGCGAGCAGAACGGTTCCGTGCCGACGAAGAACTCCAACTTCTACCGGTTCCGCGGCCAGTGCCTGCCGTTCGAGATCGTCGAACGCAAGAACGCCTGGAAGCCCACCGTCGCCGACGGTACGGCGGCGGGTTCGTACACCTTGCGCAGTTTCCGGACCAAATACGGGCCGGTGACGAGCCGGGCGCTGGTCGGTGGCAAGCCGGTGGCGTACGCCTCGCTGCGGTCGACGTTCCAGCACGAGATCGACACGATCATCGGCTTCCAGAAGTTCAACGATCCGGACGCGATCAAATCCGCGCAGGACTTCCAGGCCGCGGCGGCCGACGTCAACCAGACCTACAACTGGTTCTACGCCGACTCCCGTGACGTCGCGTACTTCAACTCGGGCTCGAACCCGGTCCGCAATCCGAACGTCGACCCGGCCATGCCGGTGCGGGGCGACGCCGGATTCGACTGGCAGGGCTGGAACCCCGACGGCAACCTCGCGAACTACACGCCGTCGTCGCAGCATCCGCAGTCGATCAACCAGGACTACTACATCAGCTGGAACAACGCGCAGGCCAACGGGTACGCGGCCAGCGGCGCGGACAAGAGTTCCGTGCACCGCGGCGATCTGATCGACGCGCGGGTCAAGAAGATGATCTCCAGCGGCACCAAGGTGACGCGGGTGAACCTCACGCAGGCCATGGAGGAGGCCGCGCTCGCCGACCTCCGCGCGGAGAAGGTGCTGCCGGAACTGTTCAAGGTGATCGACAAGGCGCCGGTGACGGGTCCGGCCGCGGACGCGGTGGCGAAGCTGAAGACCTGGCTCGCGGCGGGCGGGCTGCGGTCGGAGACCTCGCCGGGCAGCAAGGTCTACGCCAACGCCGACGCGATCCGCATCATGGACGCCTGGTGGCCCCTGCTGGTGAACGCCCAGTTCAAACCCGGCATGGGCGACGCTTACGGCGCCATGGTCGGGGTGCTGAAGATCAACGAGTCGCCGTCGGGCTGGCAGAACGAGGTCCCCGGCAAGCACGTCGGCCAGTCGCACGCGGGTTCGTCGTACCAGGCGGGTTGGTGGGGCTACGTCCACAAGGACATCCGTTCGGTGCTCGGCCAGCCCGTCGCCGGTCCGCTCGCCGTGAAGTACTGCGGCGGTGGTGACGTCACTGCCTGCCGTCAGGTGCTGCTCGACTCGCTGACGCAGGCGGCCGCGCAGCCGGCCAACACCGTTTACCCCGGTGACGGCGACTGCGCCGCGGGCGATCAGTGGTGCGCCGACACGATCATCCACCGCGCCCTCGGCGGCATCACGCAGGACAAGATCAGCACCCAGAACCGGCCGACCTTCCAGCAGGTCGTCGAATTCCCGGCGAAACGCGGCGACAACATCGCCAATCTCGCCACCGGCCGCTCGGTGAGCGCGACCAGCCACGAGACGGGCTGGTACAACTCGCCGCCGTCCAACGCCATCGACGTGAACCTGTCGACGCGCTGGGCCAGCGGCTGGAGCGACGATCAGTCGATCACCGTGGACCTCGGCTCGGTGCAGCGCGTCTCCCGGGTGGTCCTGCGGTGGGAATCGGCGTACGGCAAGGCGTACAAGGTGCAGGTCTCGTCCGACGGGACGAACTGGCGGGACGTGGCGTCCATAGTGGACGGAGACGGCGGACAGGACAACGTCGCCTTCGAAGCCGTGGACGCCCGCCATGTCCGGATGGCCGGTGTCCAGCGCGGCACGAAGTACGGCTACTCCCTCTACGAGTTCGAGGTGTACGCCCACTAG
- a CDS encoding FKBP-type peptidyl-prolyl cis-trans isomerase, whose product MSSQKPQIDRPEGPAPSELETTDISVGDGQEAKSGDTVTVHYVGVSHSTGEQFDASWDRGEPLRFGLGAGQVIPGWDQGVAGMKVGGRRKLTIPPHLAYGERGAGGVIKPNETLIFVVDLVGVN is encoded by the coding sequence ATGTCTTCGCAGAAGCCCCAGATCGACCGCCCCGAGGGGCCCGCACCCTCCGAGCTGGAGACGACCGACATCTCCGTCGGCGACGGCCAGGAGGCCAAGTCCGGCGACACCGTCACGGTGCACTACGTCGGCGTCTCGCACTCGACCGGCGAACAGTTCGACGCGTCGTGGGACCGCGGCGAGCCGCTTCGCTTCGGCCTCGGCGCCGGCCAGGTCATCCCCGGCTGGGACCAGGGCGTGGCCGGAATGAAGGTCGGCGGCCGTCGCAAGCTGACCATCCCGCCGCATCTCGCTTACGGCGAGCGCGGCGCGGGCGGCGTCATCAAGCCGAACGAAACCCTGATCTTCGTCGTCGACCTCGTCGGCGTGAACTGA
- a CDS encoding DUF3662 and FHA domain-containing protein produces MGRVERFDRRLENLVGNTFARMFGGNVVTQEVAVALERESEENVRELAGGRQLAPNHYIVSLGQADHERMAGDERRVTTVLAEAVKEHLAEHGWDTYGDVVVSLERNEALHTGQFKTRSSVDPDVKPHGAEGSPRSARPSNAGDPAMSQPPGYGQYDQGDPYGQQGQYGYGQQAGQQQPGYDQGYGGQQQGGYDQGYGGAQQPGYDQYGGAQQPGYDQGYGGGAAQQPGYDQYGGAQQPGYDQGYGGAQQPGYDQYGGAAQQPGYDQGYGGAAQQPGYDQYGGQPQQGGYDQYGGGQQQYGQPAADPYAQGGGYGGQPAAGRQLSASLQLDDGSNRSYSLKQGGNVVGRGQDADFRLPDTGVSRRHLEITWDGQSATLADIGSTNGTTVNGTPVQTWQLADGDVIRVGHSSLVFRTQG; encoded by the coding sequence GTGGGCCGCGTTGAGCGCTTTGATAGGCGGCTCGAGAACCTCGTGGGCAATACCTTCGCGCGCATGTTCGGTGGCAACGTCGTCACGCAGGAAGTGGCGGTGGCGCTTGAGCGCGAGAGCGAGGAGAACGTTCGTGAGCTGGCCGGTGGTCGACAGCTCGCTCCCAATCACTACATCGTGTCGTTGGGGCAAGCTGATCACGAACGTATGGCCGGCGACGAGCGTCGGGTCACCACGGTGCTGGCGGAGGCGGTCAAGGAACACCTCGCCGAGCACGGATGGGACACCTATGGTGACGTCGTAGTTTCGCTCGAGCGCAACGAGGCGCTGCATACTGGACAGTTCAAGACCCGTTCGTCCGTCGATCCCGACGTCAAGCCCCACGGCGCCGAAGGTTCGCCACGGTCGGCACGACCCAGCAACGCAGGAGACCCAGCAATGAGCCAGCCCCCCGGCTACGGCCAATACGACCAGGGTGACCCGTACGGCCAGCAGGGCCAGTACGGCTACGGACAGCAGGCTGGCCAGCAGCAGCCCGGGTACGACCAGGGTTATGGCGGCCAGCAGCAGGGCGGCTACGACCAGGGTTACGGCGGCGCGCAGCAGCCCGGCTACGACCAATACGGCGGTGCCCAGCAGCCCGGCTACGACCAGGGCTACGGCGGCGGCGCCGCGCAGCAGCCCGGCTACGACCAATACGGCGGTGCCCAGCAGCCCGGGTACGACCAGGGTTATGGCGGCGCGCAGCAGCCGGGTTACGACCAGTACGGCGGCGCCGCGCAGCAGCCCGGGTACGACCAGGGTTACGGCGGTGCCGCGCAGCAGCCCGGCTACGACCAGTACGGCGGCCAGCCGCAGCAGGGCGGGTACGACCAGTACGGCGGTGGCCAGCAGCAGTACGGCCAGCCCGCCGCGGACCCGTACGCGCAGGGCGGCGGTTACGGCGGCCAGCCGGCGGCCGGTCGTCAGCTCTCCGCGAGCCTCCAGCTGGACGACGGCTCGAACCGTTCGTACTCGCTGAAGCAGGGCGGGAACGTCGTGGGCCGCGGCCAGGACGCCGACTTCCGGCTCCCGGACACCGGCGTCTCGCGCCGTCACCTGGAGATCACCTGGGACGGCCAGAGCGCGACGCTCGCGGACATCGGTTCGACCAACGGCACGACCGTCAACGGCACCCCGGTGCAGACCTGGCAGCTGGCCGACGGCGACGTGATCCGCGTGGGCCACTCGTCTCTCGTGTTCCGTACGCAGGGCTGA
- a CDS encoding FHA domain-containing protein FhaB/FipA translates to MPELVVQLTRVGFLVLLWLFVFAALRVVRSDLYAASGLRVAVPTFGRKKKKETKKPRGGKSPQQLLVTHGALAGTRIALDGRPILIGRADDSTLVLDDDYASTRHARIALRGEDWYVEDLGSTNGTYLDRAKVTAPLRVPLGVPIRIGKTVIELRP, encoded by the coding sequence GTGCCAGAGCTGGTCGTTCAACTCACCAGGGTGGGCTTTCTCGTGCTGCTCTGGCTCTTCGTGTTCGCCGCGTTGCGTGTCGTCCGGTCGGATCTGTACGCGGCCTCCGGGCTGCGAGTCGCCGTCCCGACCTTCGGCCGCAAGAAGAAGAAGGAAACCAAGAAGCCGCGCGGCGGGAAATCGCCGCAGCAGCTGCTCGTGACCCATGGTGCGCTGGCAGGAACCAGGATCGCCTTGGACGGCAGGCCTATCCTGATCGGCCGCGCCGACGACTCGACCCTGGTGCTGGACGACGACTACGCGTCGACCCGCCACGCCCGGATCGCCCTGCGCGGGGAGGATTGGTACGTGGAAGATCTGGGCTCGACGAACGGGACGTACCTCGACCGGGCTAAGGTCACGGCACCCCTCCGGGTCCCGCTCGGAGTCCCCATCCGGATCGGCAAAACGGTGATCGAGCTTCGCCCATGA
- a CDS encoding PP2C family protein-serine/threonine phosphatase has translation MTLVLRYAARSDRGLVRSSNQDSVYAGPRLLALADGMGGHAAGEVASKVVIASLAPLDDDDPSDDLLAQLREAVQNGNAAIAELVQQDPDLDGMGTTLTAVLFAGSRMGVVHVGDSRAYLMRGGQFSQITRDDSFVNELLEQGRITPEEAAVHPQRSLLLKALTGHEVEPSLTVREARAGDRYLICSDGLSGMVSDETLSEAIQIPDPQACADRMIELALKGGGTDNVTVIIADVVDVDFGEDAPIVGGAAGDGSDEFHQGDSPAARARALTQPAPQPRPEVQPQQEDPKVKRRRRFRWLAGAVVVLIVLAAAAIATRYFVLSQYYVGEGPGEEVVIYRGVPGSVLGIDLHAFEQGSCPPGGLCTDKLLVPALQEDARIAVKNGVKKDNLDDARKYIDDFLRPHKQLADCKPNSSSTSTPPTESAAPSTPASPSSANQPAGRDCSTPTTAAPGGGN, from the coding sequence ATGACTCTCGTCCTCCGCTACGCGGCTCGCAGCGACCGGGGCCTGGTGCGTTCCAGCAACCAGGACTCCGTGTACGCCGGTCCCCGCCTGCTCGCCCTCGCCGACGGCATGGGCGGTCACGCCGCGGGTGAGGTGGCCAGCAAGGTCGTCATCGCCTCCCTCGCCCCACTCGACGACGACGATCCGAGCGACGACCTTCTCGCTCAACTGCGCGAGGCCGTCCAGAACGGCAACGCCGCCATCGCCGAGCTCGTCCAGCAGGACCCGGACCTCGACGGGATGGGCACCACCCTGACCGCCGTGCTGTTCGCCGGTTCGCGGATGGGTGTCGTGCACGTCGGCGACTCGCGGGCGTATCTGATGCGCGGCGGTCAGTTCTCGCAGATCACGCGGGACGACAGCTTCGTCAACGAACTTCTCGAACAGGGCCGGATCACGCCGGAAGAGGCCGCGGTGCACCCGCAGCGGTCGCTGCTGCTGAAGGCGCTCACCGGGCACGAGGTCGAGCCGAGCCTGACCGTGCGCGAGGCCCGCGCCGGTGACCGATACCTGATCTGCTCGGACGGCCTGTCCGGCATGGTCAGCGACGAGACGCTGTCCGAGGCGATCCAGATCCCGGATCCGCAGGCCTGCGCCGACCGGATGATCGAGCTGGCGCTCAAGGGCGGCGGCACCGACAACGTCACGGTGATCATCGCCGACGTCGTCGACGTCGACTTCGGTGAGGACGCGCCCATCGTGGGCGGCGCCGCCGGGGACGGCAGTGACGAGTTCCACCAGGGCGACTCCCCCGCCGCCCGTGCCCGCGCGCTGACCCAGCCCGCGCCGCAGCCGCGGCCCGAGGTCCAGCCCCAGCAGGAGGACCCGAAGGTCAAGCGCCGGAGGCGATTTCGCTGGCTGGCGGGAGCTGTGGTCGTCCTGATCGTGCTGGCCGCGGCGGCGATCGCCACGCGGTATTTCGTGCTGAGCCAGTACTACGTCGGCGAGGGTCCCGGCGAGGAGGTCGTGATCTACCGCGGCGTCCCCGGCAGCGTCCTCGGCATCGACCTGCACGCCTTCGAGCAGGGTTCGTGCCCGCCGGGCGGGCTGTGCACCGACAAGCTCTTGGTGCCGGCGCTGCAGGAGGACGCGCGGATCGCGGTGAAGAACGGCGTCAAGAAGGACAACCTCGACGACGCCCGCAAGTACATCGACGACTTCCTGCGGCCGCACAAGCAGCTGGCCGACTGCAAACCCAACTCCAGCTCGACTTCCACGCCGCCCACCGAATCGGCCGCCCCTTCTACCCCCGCCTCGCCGAGTTCGGCGAATCAGCCAGCGGGGAGGGACTGCTCGACGCCGACCACGGCAGCACCAGGGGGCGGTAACTGA